A genomic segment from Ornithorhynchus anatinus isolate Pmale09 chromosome 16, mOrnAna1.pri.v4, whole genome shotgun sequence encodes:
- the VAX1 gene encoding ventral anterior homeobox 1, whose translation MFGKSDKMDVRCQTDAEAPRIPKNGHKEGKESKGSEGSLAAAFLKDPPATFPASGAAEDCSKSRASPADPDYCRRILVRDAKGSIREIILPKGLDLDRPKRTRTSFTAEQLYRLEMEFQRCQYVVGRERTELARQLNLSETQVKVWFQNRRTKQKKDQGKDSELRSVVSETAATCSVLRLLEQGRLLSPPGLPGLLPPCAAGALGSALRGPGLGPMGGSPGTPGSSTAGGSPHPPAGSGAAGPPQASGLQAAPPAGHGLFALPVPSLLGSVASRLSSNPLSVAGSLAGNLQELSARYLSSSAFEPYSRTNPKEGAEKKALD comes from the exons aTGTTTGGAAAATCAGACAAAATGGACGTTAGGTGCCAAACGGACGCTGAGGCTCCTCGGATCCCCAAGAACGGACACAAGGAAGGCAAGGAAAGCAAAGGGTCGGAAGGGAGCCTGGCGGCGGCTTTCCTCAAGGACCCTCCGGCCACTTTCCCGGCCTCGGGAGCCGCCGAGGACTGTAGCAAAAGTAGAGCGAGTCCCGCCGACCCGGACTACTGCAGGAGGATCCTGGTTCGAg atGCCAAAGGCTCCATCCGAGAAATCATCCTCCCCAAGGGGCTGGACCTAGACCGGCCCAAGCGGACCCGGACCTCGTTCACGGCGGAGCAGCTGTACCGGCTGGAGATGGAGTTCCAGCGGTGTCAGTACGTGGTGGGCCGGGAGCGCACCGAGCTGGCCCGCCAGCTGAACCTCTCCGAGACCCAG GTCAAGGTCTGGTTCCAGAACCGTCGGACCAAGCAGAAGAAGGACCAGGGCAAGGATTCGGAGCTGCGGTCGGTGGTGTCGGAGACGGCGGCCACCTGCAGCGTGCTCCGGCTCCTGGAGCAGGGCCGGCTCCTGTCCCCGCCCGGCCTgcccgggctcctgccccccTGCGCGGCGGGGGCCCTGGGCTCGGCCCTGCGCGGGCCCGGCCTGGGCCCGATGGGCGGCAGCCCCGGGACCCCGGGCTCCAGTACGGCGGGCGGGTCCCCGCACCCCCCGGCGGGGAGCGGCGCGGCGGGGCCCCCGCAGGCCTCCGGACTCcaggccgccccgcccgccggccaCGGCCTCTTCGCCCTGCCGGTGCCCTCGCTCCTCGGCTCCGTCGCCAGCCGCCTGTCCTCCAACCCCCTGTCCGTGGCCGGCTCCCTGGCGGGCAACCTGCAGGAACTGTCCGCTAGGTACCTCAGCTCTTCGGCCTTCGAGCCTTACTCCAGGACCAACCCGAAAGAAGGGGCGGAGAAAAAAGCGCTGGACTGA